The proteins below are encoded in one region of Apium graveolens cultivar Ventura chromosome 4, ASM990537v1, whole genome shotgun sequence:
- the LOC141721830 gene encoding RAF-like serine/threonine-protein kinase 20: protein MAFEQSAVPVDHLRPLQLGKTAVVEEPRISPVTAIGKHIEEGLYVTPPRSGSPDSIPVYYQHAPVSDATYIGVGSYGNSVAVSDSGYVGIGYGNAGVPGVAGWVQRIPSPGAPPSPGYGCFTHGIGNKIGGNNSDQASDEGGDDSNNGKKVKFLCSFGGKILPRPSDGALRYVGGQTRIISVRRDVSFEELIQKLAEAYGQTVAIKYQLPEEDLDALVSVSSPDDLEHLMDEYEKLLERCMDGSPKLRMFLSSTSELDSPEGVQMGDFEDNGQRYVEAVNGAVDRSPGIVRKESILSVTSTQNSDMSGNEPADSTCQGHSDVTRAPSTGDLSPRSNSAASQESVHRLVCVDPNPAIYVETSATPSGIQMVRSHTPAMSVQPVTIIQSQPQPQPLQQPQPQMSFDMQQQKQMGFPGAAAPLQSYVDPQQEAVNHNDYVHYSSNMGFPTRLMGNVGPLYAQQQYRDNAVNVSPHQFITGTSPSSYANIKQSPVQQIVQPQHVRLERYVDENTYGQRVVQFSSDQGYNTYHTQVSPQMTSGYGWQQGPQFEPVTISEAWLPHPQVVYPEKLPKYHDCYMCQKALPHAHSDTVAHARNDSPTSSTNELNSYLSLQSEDSTRYRPINKGIVNGPMGVDMVEKQVTGAQLRVVDIMNHETKKPQYGEVLVSTNVERQYGNDIVLQREINHDHSQTPIPQGATGMTGGLQSPYSVITGVVPQFSQENAVQKPVVQAQYQIKQEALINKAVIVDDTSTGDTSSQNSDLHESPQSCYGNSPVYIPKESTFEPSLVYDQPRKSDGRTEKVVVWASENFVKNEPGDLSRKKDMMEHKTQLIATTDPYGDKVYSKAKVILETNRCKQNETLSCLSNEVPYSQTFQPINSREVTPSLLVNSGHPQSRLAVNQLGPDGAACCNLPTPPVVNSPQLSERTALLGEWNESPPRGKPNLTSISVEPVHIENNRTSSLSPSSRSGDTEDNSNSLFSSQDPWYLRHDVQLQGPRPNRFLTKKEPSFGDQKFGSIGEPPTRKIGGSTLKPDDRVIHQSGKLDTENSAWSNRGSTEEHVKKELNASTTPVLHPSLSNHNLSSHGSGSASEASHNSGAQYSGVEVHHTDIDEDNNSKLPERANLGFPASDGIGRLQIIKNSDLEELRELGSGTFGTVYHGNWRGSEVAIKRISNRCFAGKPLEQERMRDDFWNEAINLADLHHPNVVAFYGVVLDGPGDSVATVTEYMVNGSLRTALQKNEKSLDKRKRILIAMDVAFGMEYLHGKNIVHFDLKSDNLLVNLRDPHRPICKVGDLGLSKVKCQTLISGGVRGTLPWMAPELLNGSSSLVSEKVDVFSFGIVLWELLTGDEPYADLHYGAIIGGIVSNTLRPPIPEYCDSEWKSLMERCWSTEPLERPKFSEVANKLRSLAAKVPPKVYFHR from the exons ATGGCTTTCGAACAAAGTGCTGTCCCTGTTGATCATCTAAGGCCTCTACAGTTGGGTAAAACTGCAGTGGTGGAAGAGCCTCGCATTTCTCCGGTTACTGCTATTGGGAAGCACATTGAGGAGGGGCTTTATGTAACCCCTCCTCGTTCCGGAAGCCCTGATTCCATTCCTGTTTATTACCAGCATGCACCGGTTTCTGATGCTACGTATATAGGAGTAGGAAGTTATGGAAATTCAGTTGCGGTTTCTGATTCTGGGTATGTAGGGATAGGGTATGGAAATGCAGGGGTTCCTGGTGTGGCTGGGTGGGTGCAACGCATACCTTCTCCGGGGGCTCCTCCGTCACCTGGGTATGGTTGTTTTACTCATGGTATTGGGAATAAAATTGGTGGTAATAATTCTGATCAGGCTAGTGATGAGGGAGGGGATGACTCGAATAATGGGAAGAAGGTCAAGTTTTTGTGTAGCTTTGGTGGCAAGATTCTTCCTAGACCAAGTGATGGGGCATTGAGATATGTTGGTGGACAGACAAGGATTATTAGTGTTAGGAGAGATGTGAGTTTCGAGGAGCTGATTCAGAAGCTGGCCGAGGCCTATGGCCAAACTGTGGCTATCAAGTACCAGCTTCCAGAGGAAGATCTTGATGCACTTGTTTCAGTTTCGTCTCCCGATGACTTGGAGCATCTGATGGATGAATACGAAAAGTTGCTAGAGAGGTGTATGGATGGATCTCCCAAGTTAAGGATGTTTTTATCTTCAACTTCTGAGTTAGACTCTCCTGAAGGTGTCCAAATGGGTGACTTTGAAGATAATGGACAGAGATATGTTGAGGCTGTAAACGGTGCTGTTGATCGAAGCCCTGGCATAGTCAGGAAAGAGAGTATATTGAGTGTTACTTCTACACAGAATTCGGATATGAGTGGGAATGAGCCTGCAGATAGCACTTGTCAAGGCCACTCGGATGTTACGCGTGCACCATCTACTGGGGATTTGTCTCCTAGAAGTAATTCTGCAGCCTCTCAAGAATCTGTTCACAGATTAGTTTGTGTTGATCCCAACCCTGCAATTTATGTTGAAACTTCTGCTACTCCATCAGGTATTCAGATGGTTAGATCTCATACTCCTGCAATGTCGGTGCAGCCAGTTACTATAATTCAGTCCCAACCCCAGCCACAGCCCCTGCAACAGCCACAACCACAAATGAGTTTTGATATGCAGCAACAGAAACAAATGGGGTTTCCTGGAGCAGCAGCTCCTTTGCAGTCTTATGTGGATCCTCAACAAGAAGCCGTAAACCACAATGATTATGTACATTATTCATCCAATATGGGGTTTCCTACTCGGCTTATGGGAAATGTTGGACCTTTGTATGCCCAACAACAATATCGGGATAATGCTGTTAATGTTTCACCTCATCAGTTTATTACTGGAACAAGTCCTTCCTCTTATGCCAATATCAAGCAAAGCCCAGTTCAACAAATTGTTCAACCCCAACATGTTCGGCTAGAACGTTATGTGGATGAGAACACATATGGGCAGAGGGTTGTCCAATTCTCCAGTGATCAGGGCTACAACACTTACCATACACAAGTTTCCCCGCAAATGACAAGTGGATATGGATGGCAGCAAGGTCCACAATTTGAGCCAGTTACCATCTCTGAGGCATGGTTACCTCATCCACAGGTGGTATACCCTGAGAAATTGCCTAAATATCATGACTGTTATATGTGTCAGAAAGCTTTACCTCATGCACATTCTGATACAGTTGCACATGCTAGAAATGATAGTCCAACATCAAGCACAAATGAACTGAACTCTTATCTCAGTCTCCAATCAGAGGACTCTACAAGATATCGACCTATCAATAAGGGAATTGTGAATGGGCCAATGGGAGTAGACATGGTTGAAAAACAAGTCACTGGAGCACAACTAAGAGTCGTGGATATAATGAACCATGAAACTAAAAAGCCTCAATATGGGGAAGTACTTGTGTCCACTAATGTTGAAAGACAGTATGGAAATGATATTGTTTTGCAGCGAGAAATCAACCATGACCATTCTCAAACACCGATTCCACAGGGTGCTACGGGAATGACAGGGGGCTTACAGTCTCCTTACAGTGTAATCACGGGAGTTGTTCCACAGTTTTCCCAAGAAAATGCTGTTCAAAAGCCTGTGGTGCAAGCACAGTACCAGATTAAACAGGAGGCTTTGATAAACAAAGCGGTTATTGTGGACGATACTTCTACTGGGGATACATCTTCTCAAAATTCAGATTTGCATGaatctcctcaatcttgttaTGGTAATAGTCCTGTATATATTCCTAAAGAAAGTACGTTTGAGCCCTCTCTTGTATATGATCAACCCAGAAAATCTGACGGCAGAACAGAAAAAGTTGTTGTATGGGCCTCAGAAAATTTTGTCAAGAATGAGCCAGGAGATCTATCTAGAAAGAAAGATATGATGGAACACAAAACACAACTTATAGCTACCACAGATCCATACGGTGATAAAGTCTATAGCAAGGCTAAAGTGATTCTTGAGACAAATCGCTGCAAACAAAATGAGACGCTCTCTTGTCTATCAAATGAAGTTCCTTATTCCCAAACCTTTCAGCCAATAAACTCACGTGAAGTGACTCCGTCTCTTTTAGTTAATTCTGGTCATCCTCAATCAAGGCTTGCGGTCAACCAATTAGGTCCAGATGGTGCTGCTTGTTGCAACCTGCCTACACCGCCTGTTGTCAATTCACCTCAGCTCAGTGAAAGAACTGCCCTGCTTGGTGAGTGGAATGAAAGTCCTCCACGAGGGAAGCCAAACCTGACTTCTATTAGTGTGGAGCCAGTTCATATTGAGAACAATAGGACATCTTCCTTATCTCCCTCTAGTAGGTCTGGAGATACAGAGGATAACTCAAACTCTCTTTTTAGCAGTCAGGATCCTTGGTATCTGCGACACGATGTTCAACTCCAAGGGCCTAGACCAAACAGATTCCTAACAAAGAAAGAACCTTCCTTTGGTGACCAGAAATTTGGAAGTATAGGAGAACCACCTACCAGAAAGATTGGTGGTTCGACTCTAAAACCAGATGATAGAGTCATCCATCAATCTGGTAAATTGGACACTGAGAACTCTGCTTGGAGTAACAGAG GCTCGACAGAGGAACATGTTAAAAAGGAGTTAAATGCTTCCACTACTCCAGTTCTTCATCCATCCCTCTCTAATCATAATTTGTCCAGTCATGGGAGTGGATCTGCTTCAGAAGCCAGTCATAATAGCGGGGCTCAGTACAGTGGTGTAGAAGTGCATCATACAGATATAGATGAG GACAATAATTCTAAGCTGCCAGAAAGAGCAAATCTAGGATTTCCCGCGTCAGATGGTATCGGTCGCCTACAG ATTATAAAAAATAGTGACCTCGAAGAGCTTCGAGAGTTGGGTTCTGGCACCTTTGGTACAGTTTACCATGGAAATTGGAGGGGTTCTGAGGTTGCAATCAAACGGATTAGTAATAGATGTTTTGCTGGAAAACCCTTAGAACAAGAACGCATG AGAGATGACTTCTGGAATGAGGCAATTAATCTTGCTGACTTGCATCATCCAAATGTGGTGGCATTTTATGGTGTTGTGCTTGATGGCCCTGGAGATTCTGTGGCAACTGTGACAGAATATATGGTCAATGGTTCTTTAAGAACTGCTCTTCAGAAGAATGAGAA GAGTCTTGATAAGCGCAAACGTATTTTGATTGCCATGGATGTGGCATTTGGAATGGAGTACTTGCATGGAAAGAACATAGTACACTTCGACTTGAAAAGTGACAATCTACTTGTCAATCTTCGCGATCCACACCGTCCAATATGCAAG GTTGGTGATTTAGGTCTATCTAAGGTCAAATGCCAGACACTAATCTCGGGTGGGGTACGGGGAACACTTCCTTGGATGGCGCCAGAACTATTAAATGGCAGCAGTAGCCTCGTATCTGAGAAG GTTGATGTTTTCTCTTTTGGCATTGTGTTATGGGAACTTCTGACTGGAGATGAACCATATGCAGACCTACATTATGGGGCAATCATTG GCGGGATCGTGAGCAACACGTTGCGACCCCCAATACCAGAGTACTGTGACTCCGAATGGAAGTCACTAATGGAGAGATGTTGGTCAACAGAACCTTTAGAAAGACCAAAATTCAGCGAGGTAGCAAACAAGTTGCGTAGTTTAGCAGCCAAGGTTCCTCCAAAAGTGTACTTTCATCGTTAA
- the LOC141721828 gene encoding homeobox protein knotted-1-like 11 isoform X1 — protein MAFHEDHISRAMELHHYTDHHNNVAIFPSILPDHHLSGHSSSPSEANGKPVPTWLNSAILRQQNPPYTSENNFLHLQTTNSDSSASNQWLSREIPPCSDSMILISNQEKKYENNENNIGNESGEREWRNAKSKADILAHPLYDQLLSAHVSCLRIATPVDQLPRIDAQLEQSQQVVAKYSILQQNNSQPLDGKDLDQFMTHYVLLLSSFKDQLQQHVRVHAMEAVMACWELEQSLQSLTGVAPGEGSGATMSDDDEDHYDSETNLFEGSLDGQDSMGFGPLVPTESERTLMERVRQELKHELKQGYKEKIVDIREEILRKRRAGKLPGDTTSLLKAWWQSHSKWPYPTEEDKARLVQETGLQLKQINNWFINQRKRNWHSNPSSSTSTKSKRKSNAGETRSEQFIL, from the exons ATGGCTTTTCATGAGGACCACATCTCTCGTGCAATGGAACTTCACCACTACACAGATCACCACAACAACGTCGCAATCTTCCCTTCTATTTTACCTGATCACCACCTGTCTGGCCACTCCTCGTCGCCTTCCGAAGCCAATGGCAAGCCTGTTCCAACGTGGCTAAACAGCGCGATTCTTAGACAACAAAACCCTCCTTATACTTCTGAAAACAACTTTTTGCACTTGCAGACTACTAACTCTGACTCTTCTGCTTCCAACCAGTGGCTTTCCAGGGAAATTCCCCCGTGTAGCGACTCGATGATTTTGATCAGTAATCAGGAGAAGAAGTACGAGAATAATGAGAATAATATTGGGAATGAGAGTGGTGAAAGAGAGTGGAGAAATGCAAAGAGTAAGGCTGATATACTTGCTCATCCTTTGTATGATCAGCTGCTTTCTGCTCATGTTTCGTGTTTGAGAATCGCGACGCCTGTGGATCAGCTTCCGAGGATTGATGCACAGCTGGAGCAGTCGCAGCAAGTGGTGGCAAAGTATTCGATTCTTCAGCAGAATAATAGTCAGCCTCTTGATGGAAAAGACCTTGATCAGTTCATG ACACATTATGTTCTATTGCTTTCTTCATTCAAAGATCAGCTACAACAACATGTTCGAGTCCATGCAATGGAAGCTGTCATGGCTTGTTGGGAGCTTGAGCAGTCTCTACAAAGTTTAACAG GTGTGGCACCTGGTGAAGGCTCCGGTGCAACAATGTCCGATGATGATGAAGATCACTATGATAGTGAAACTAACTTGTTTGAAGGGAGTCTAGATGGACAAGATAGCATGGGATTTGGTCCTCTAGTCCCTACTGAAAGTGAGAGGACCTTGATGGAACGCGTGAGGCAAGAGCTGAAGCATGAGCTGAAACAA GGTTACAAGGAGAAGATCGTGGACATCAGAGAGGAAATTCTGCGTAAAAGAAGAGCAGGAAAACTTCCTGGTGATACCACTTCTCTCTTAAAAGCTTGGTGGCAATCACATTCCAAATGGCCATACCCAACA GAGGAAGATAAAGCAAGATTGGTGCAAGAGACTGGATTGCAACTAAAGCAGATTAACAACTGGTTTATTAACCAAAGGAAAAGGAATTGGCACAGCAACCCATCTTCTTCCACTAGTACGAAGAGCAAACGCAAGAG CAATGCAGGTGAAACAAGAAGTGAGCAATTTATATTATAA
- the LOC141721827 gene encoding peptidyl-prolyl cis-trans isomerase CYP28, chloroplastic produces the protein MNFTTTLLHTPPLPHHHHHHHHQTPLKPHHLRRTLLLTTPLLTLPTPLSSATTTPSPDTTITDRLFMDFSICPSFFQSRNLGSSLSQCEDTQLLGRVILGLYGNLVPITASNFKAMVTGTSGSCYKGTLVHKIFPGKFFMAGKQGRNKGEVSPPVKMVRNVESVSAKAFELRHSKGGVLSLCLAENDDEDEVKLGNEYHNVEFLITTGPGPVPDLDSKNIVFGAVLEGLDVVTSIAAIPTYKPGERIRQYNELAEFFGDERAKNARAIWNKPLQTVYISDCGVLKVAKTTLSPTLP, from the exons ATGAACTTCACAACCACCCTCCTCCACACCCCTCCTCTCccccaccaccaccaccaccaccaccaccaaaCCCCCCTTAAACCCCACCATCTCCGCCGCACTCTCCTCCTAACAACCCCTCTCCTCACCCTCCCCACCCCCCTCTCCTCAGCCACCACCACCCCCTCACCAGACACCACCATCACAGACAGGCTCTTCATGGACTTCTCCATCTGCCCTTCTTTCTTCCAATCTCGCAACCTCGGTTCCTCTCTTTCGCAATGCGAAGACACCCAACTCCTCGGCCGCGTGATCCTAGGCCTCTATGGCAATCTTGTCCCCATCACAGCTTCCAATTTCAAGGCCATGGTCACTGGCACTTCAGGTTCTTGTTACAAGGGCACTTTGGTCCATAAAATTTTTCCCGGGAAATTTTTTATGGCGGGAAAGCAAGGGAGGAATAAAGGGGAGGTGAGTCCTCCGGTGAAGATGGTGAGGAATGTGGAGAGTGTGAGTGCTAAGGCCTTTGAGCTGAGGCATTCGAAAGGCGGGGTTTTGTCGTTGTGTTTGGCGGAGAATGATGATGAGGATGAGGTTAAGTTGGGGAATGAGTATCATAATGTGGAGTTTTTGATCACTACTGGGCCTGGTCCTGTTCCTGATCTTGATAGTAAGAATATTGTGTTTGGGGCTGTTCTTGAAG GTTTGGATGTAGTGACATCCATAGCTGCAATTCCCACTTACAAGCCAGGAGAACGAATCCGGCAATATAACGAGCTGGCAGAATTTTTTGGAGATGAGAGAGCCAAGAATGCCCGTGCAATCTGGAACAAGCCCCTTCAGACTGTATATATCAGCGACTGTGGAGTGCTCAAAGTGGCGAAGACAACTCTCTCTCCTACTCTACCTTGA
- the LOC141721828 gene encoding homeobox protein knotted-1-like 3 isoform X2 produces the protein MAFHEDHISRAMELHHYTDHHNNVAIFPSILPDHHLSGHSSSPSEANGKPVPTWLNSAILRQQNPPYTSENNFLHLQTTNSDSSASNQWLSREIPPCSDSMILISNQEKKYENNENNIGNESGEREWRNAKSKADILAHPLYDQLLSAHVSCLRIATPVDQLPRIDAQLEQSQQVVAKYSILQQNNSQPLDGKDLDQFMTHYVLLLSSFKDQLQQHVRVHAMEAVMACWELEQSLQSLTGVAPGEGSGATMSDDDEDHYDSETNLFEGSLDGQDSMGFGPLVPTESERTLMERVRQELKHELKQGYKEKIVDIREEILRKRRAGKLPGDTTSLLKAWWQSHSKWPYPTEEDKARLVQETGLQLKQINNWFINQRKRNWHSNPSSSTSTKSKRKR, from the exons ATGGCTTTTCATGAGGACCACATCTCTCGTGCAATGGAACTTCACCACTACACAGATCACCACAACAACGTCGCAATCTTCCCTTCTATTTTACCTGATCACCACCTGTCTGGCCACTCCTCGTCGCCTTCCGAAGCCAATGGCAAGCCTGTTCCAACGTGGCTAAACAGCGCGATTCTTAGACAACAAAACCCTCCTTATACTTCTGAAAACAACTTTTTGCACTTGCAGACTACTAACTCTGACTCTTCTGCTTCCAACCAGTGGCTTTCCAGGGAAATTCCCCCGTGTAGCGACTCGATGATTTTGATCAGTAATCAGGAGAAGAAGTACGAGAATAATGAGAATAATATTGGGAATGAGAGTGGTGAAAGAGAGTGGAGAAATGCAAAGAGTAAGGCTGATATACTTGCTCATCCTTTGTATGATCAGCTGCTTTCTGCTCATGTTTCGTGTTTGAGAATCGCGACGCCTGTGGATCAGCTTCCGAGGATTGATGCACAGCTGGAGCAGTCGCAGCAAGTGGTGGCAAAGTATTCGATTCTTCAGCAGAATAATAGTCAGCCTCTTGATGGAAAAGACCTTGATCAGTTCATG ACACATTATGTTCTATTGCTTTCTTCATTCAAAGATCAGCTACAACAACATGTTCGAGTCCATGCAATGGAAGCTGTCATGGCTTGTTGGGAGCTTGAGCAGTCTCTACAAAGTTTAACAG GTGTGGCACCTGGTGAAGGCTCCGGTGCAACAATGTCCGATGATGATGAAGATCACTATGATAGTGAAACTAACTTGTTTGAAGGGAGTCTAGATGGACAAGATAGCATGGGATTTGGTCCTCTAGTCCCTACTGAAAGTGAGAGGACCTTGATGGAACGCGTGAGGCAAGAGCTGAAGCATGAGCTGAAACAA GGTTACAAGGAGAAGATCGTGGACATCAGAGAGGAAATTCTGCGTAAAAGAAGAGCAGGAAAACTTCCTGGTGATACCACTTCTCTCTTAAAAGCTTGGTGGCAATCACATTCCAAATGGCCATACCCAACA GAGGAAGATAAAGCAAGATTGGTGCAAGAGACTGGATTGCAACTAAAGCAGATTAACAACTGGTTTATTAACCAAAGGAAAAGGAATTGGCACAGCAACCCATCTTCTTCCACTAGTACGAAGAGCAAACGCAAGAG GTGA